From a region of the Caldalkalibacillus thermarum genome:
- the hemA gene encoding glutamyl-tRNA reductase yields MHLLTVSLNYKRAPVELRERFTLTKEEIPLALDQLQKTKSILECVLLSTCNRTEVFAVVDQLHRGRDFVTKFLGEWFHIERSEFMPYLDFKEDDQAIEHLFRLAVGLDSMVIGETQILGQVKEAFFAAQQAGATGTIFNTLFKQVITLAKRAHSETQIGRHAVSVSYAAVELSRKIYGHLNRKTALIIGAGKMSELTAKHLADNGVTDILVANRTLERAEGLAAKFGGRVLAFDQLGDALCEADIIISSTGAKGYILTRQDVEAAMERRPARPLFMIDIAVPRDLDPAINDIENVFLYDIDDLNGIVEANLREREKEAEKVQVMIQAEMEAFKQWVATLGVVPLITALRQKATAIQEEAMRRIENKLPDLTEEELRVIRKHTKSIINQMMHDPIVRLKEMAAEADAKRSLELFTKIFALEDELEEQEKIEQARKLAENLDKQQKGYKEGPPKELPLQL; encoded by the coding sequence ATGCATCTGTTGACGGTCAGTCTAAACTACAAACGGGCACCGGTTGAACTGCGTGAACGCTTTACCTTGACCAAAGAAGAGATTCCCCTTGCCCTGGATCAGCTGCAGAAAACGAAAAGTATATTAGAATGTGTGCTTTTGTCTACCTGTAACCGCACAGAAGTGTTTGCTGTTGTTGATCAACTGCACCGGGGCCGGGACTTTGTCACCAAGTTTTTAGGCGAGTGGTTTCACATCGAACGAAGTGAATTTATGCCTTACCTTGACTTTAAGGAAGATGACCAGGCCATTGAACACTTATTCAGGCTGGCCGTTGGTCTTGACTCCATGGTGATCGGAGAGACACAAATTTTGGGGCAAGTGAAAGAGGCTTTCTTTGCGGCCCAACAAGCAGGGGCGACCGGTACCATTTTTAACACCTTGTTTAAGCAAGTGATCACCTTAGCCAAAAGGGCCCATTCCGAGACGCAGATCGGCCGGCATGCCGTATCGGTCAGCTATGCTGCCGTTGAATTAAGCCGCAAAATTTACGGTCATCTTAACCGGAAAACAGCCTTGATTATTGGTGCCGGCAAAATGAGTGAACTGACGGCTAAACATCTGGCCGATAACGGTGTGACCGATATCTTGGTGGCCAACCGCACACTGGAACGGGCCGAAGGGCTGGCCGCCAAGTTTGGAGGTCGTGTCCTTGCCTTTGACCAACTGGGTGACGCGTTGTGCGAGGCCGATATTATCATCAGCTCCACCGGGGCCAAGGGCTATATTTTAACCCGCCAGGATGTGGAAGCTGCCATGGAGCGGCGTCCGGCCCGCCCGCTCTTTATGATCGATATTGCCGTTCCACGGGACTTAGATCCTGCTATTAATGATATAGAAAATGTGTTTCTCTATGATATTGACGACTTGAACGGGATCGTGGAGGCTAATTTGAGGGAACGGGAAAAAGAGGCTGAAAAAGTCCAAGTGATGATCCAAGCAGAAATGGAAGCCTTTAAACAGTGGGTGGCCACTTTGGGCGTTGTCCCCTTGATTACTGCCTTGCGCCAAAAAGCAACAGCCATTCAGGAAGAAGCCATGCGGCGCATTGAAAACAAATTGCCTGATTTAACAGAAGAAGAGCTGCGGGTGATCCGCAAGCATACAAAAAGCATTATTAATCAGATGATGCATGATCCCATTGTGCGCCTCAAAGAAATGGCCGCTGAAGCCGATGCCAAACGGTCACTGGAGCTGTTCACCAAAATCTTTGCCCTTGAAGACGAGTTAGAAGAGCAAGAAAAGATAGAGCAAGCGAGAAAGCTGGCCGAGAATCTGGATAAACAACAAAAAGGGTACAAGGAAGGTCCTCCCAAAGAACTTCCCTTACAACTTTAA
- a CDS encoding cytochrome C assembly family protein — MHSWFYSLLLVLYIFSLLLYFIDMLQSNRKANKIAFWLLSIVWGLQTVYFAAKAAQQQTLLFLSQSDTLFFYAWLIITFSLLTNWFLKMDLILFSANIFGFVIMALSLFRAGREFSPELAHQLHSEWVFIHIALAFLSYAAFTISFILSSVYLVQHALLKRKKIKHFYRWPSLMQLDKAAFWVNMVGVPLLFMSLVLGVIWAYHTLEIPIWLDAKVLFSVLVIVLYNLYLYQRLVRGWAGKQLAELNVICFLVLLANYLVSTLFTQFHI, encoded by the coding sequence ATGCACAGCTGGTTTTATTCTCTACTCTTGGTGCTATACATCTTCAGTCTGCTTTTGTACTTCATAGATATGCTCCAATCCAACCGGAAGGCCAACAAGATCGCCTTCTGGTTGCTTTCTATTGTCTGGGGTTTGCAAACCGTTTACTTTGCGGCCAAGGCCGCCCAGCAGCAGACCTTGTTGTTTTTGTCCCAATCGGACACTTTATTTTTTTATGCCTGGCTGATTATCACTTTCAGCTTGCTCACCAATTGGTTTTTAAAAATGGATCTTATTCTGTTTTCTGCTAATATTTTTGGCTTTGTGATCATGGCCTTAAGTTTGTTTCGGGCTGGGCGGGAATTCTCCCCTGAATTGGCCCATCAACTCCATTCGGAATGGGTGTTTATCCATATCGCGCTGGCCTTTCTCAGTTATGCCGCCTTTACCATCTCTTTTATTTTATCGTCTGTGTACCTGGTGCAGCATGCTTTGTTAAAGCGGAAAAAGATCAAACACTTTTACCGCTGGCCCAGTCTCATGCAGCTGGATAAGGCTGCTTTTTGGGTCAATATGGTTGGCGTGCCCCTCTTGTTTATGAGTTTGGTGCTGGGGGTGATTTGGGCCTACCATACCCTGGAGATTCCGATTTGGCTGGATGCCAAAGTGCTGTTTTCCGTTCTGGTGATTGTTTTGTACAATTTGTATCTCTATCAGCGTCTTGTTCGGGGGTGGGCAGGAAAACAACTGGCCGAGCTGAATGTGATTTGTTTTCTGGTCCTTTTGGCCAACTATCTGGTTTCCACTCTGTTTACTCAGTTTCATATATAA
- the hemC gene encoding hydroxymethylbilane synthase, with protein sequence MARHIVVGSRRSKLALTQTRWVIRQLDSLGFSYTFEIKEIVTKGDKIVDRMLSKVGGKGLFVKEIEQALLEGEIDFAVHSVKDMPAELPPGLELACVPKREDPRDCLISKRNQTLDSLPDGAVIGTSSLRRAAQILHARPDVKIKWIRGNVDTRLRKLREEDYDAIILAASGLKRMGLSDEVITQYLEPDICLPAVGQGALGIECRASDQELKGLLTYIHHEPSGLAVMAERAFLAEMGGSCHVPVACYAEMNAQELVLTGLIASPDGKTVLKERVSGHDPVQLGRQAAQRLKERGAEQILDQVRKELEQ encoded by the coding sequence ATGGCGCGACATATTGTGGTTGGTTCAAGGCGGAGCAAGCTGGCTTTGACCCAGACGCGCTGGGTGATTCGCCAGCTGGATTCATTAGGTTTCTCTTATACCTTTGAAATTAAAGAGATTGTGACCAAAGGTGACAAAATTGTGGACCGCATGTTGTCTAAAGTCGGAGGCAAGGGATTGTTTGTGAAGGAGATTGAGCAGGCTTTGCTTGAGGGGGAGATCGATTTTGCGGTGCACAGTGTAAAGGATATGCCGGCTGAATTGCCGCCTGGTTTGGAACTGGCTTGTGTTCCCAAACGGGAAGATCCGCGGGACTGCTTGATATCCAAGCGCAACCAGACATTGGATTCATTGCCGGATGGCGCGGTGATAGGCACCAGCAGCTTGCGCCGGGCAGCCCAAATTTTGCACGCCAGACCCGATGTCAAGATCAAATGGATCCGGGGCAATGTGGATACACGGTTGAGGAAACTGAGGGAAGAAGATTATGATGCCATCATTTTGGCTGCCTCCGGATTAAAGCGCATGGGCTTAAGTGATGAGGTCATCACCCAGTACCTGGAGCCAGACATTTGCCTGCCGGCAGTGGGGCAGGGGGCTTTAGGGATTGAGTGCCGCGCCAGTGACCAGGAACTGAAAGGGTTGTTGACCTACATTCATCATGAACCGAGCGGGCTGGCTGTGATGGCGGAACGCGCCTTCCTGGCCGAAATGGGAGGTAGCTGTCATGTCCCTGTGGCCTGTTATGCTGAAATGAACGCTCAAGAGCTGGTGTTGACAGGTTTGATCGCCTCACCAGACGGGAAGACAGTACTTAAGGAACGTGTGTCCGGACACGATCCTGTCCAGTTGGGGAGACAGGCTGCCCAGCGTCTTAAGGAACGGGGGGCAGAGCAGATTCTGGATCAAGTGAGGAAAGAGCTGGAGCAATGA